GGAGTgtcttcagaaaatgaaaagagaggaaCCTGAGGAACCTGAAGGGATAGAATTTCAAACTAAAGTGCTGGTAACTGAAGAAGACTTGGAAGAGCAAAGACTGCAAAGGAGAGAAAGGGTCAGTTTGCTGAAGAGTATTCTTcgacaaaacattaaaatagaagcagaaggagaatggattacagatgatgaagaggatgaggATTATGAAGATTTTTCAGAACAACTAGAACAGAGTATGAAAGATGAAGGTGAGCGTACATGTAAGGATTGTAATCTTACTTTCAACTCACACTTATTGCTCATTGAACACACTGAATCCAATCATGTTGCAAACATATGCTCATATTGTGGATTTACAACGACATTTAAAAACAAGTTGGATAGACATGTAGTGAAACATACTAAAGAGAAGGCATTTATTTGTGATATGTGTGGAAAGCAGTATTCCCAGAAACAGAATTTGCGTGATCACATATCACGCTATCACAGTGAGGAAGATAGTTCCAGCAGATATCCATACAGCTGTGAACATTGTAAAAGAATGTACCGCAATGAAAACAACCTTACTAAACATTTGGAATCTCAGGGTGGTAAATGTGACATATGTGGTGAAGTGCTGCCTTGCTCTGGTGTCCTTTTCCGTCATAAAAAGAATCATGCCTCATGCAGTTGTGAATATTGTGATAAGGTTTTCCAATCAAAAAGTGCTCTGCAGATACATGTGAATATCAAGCATAAAGACAAAGGCCTCCAGTGTTCTATGTGTCCGAAGAAGTTCCTGTTCCCCTCATATCTAAAGTTACACTTTGCCAATGCTCATAGTCAGAGTACCCCACAGTTTAAGTGCCAAGAATGTGGTTTTTGTGCGGTGACTGAATCTTATCTCAAGTCACACATGACAAGAATGCATTCTGGTTCAGACAAGAGAAAGTACACTTGCCAGGTGTGTCACAAGAACTTTCGAAGCAATGCCCGCTTGGTTGAGCATACTCGGATACATACTGGCGAGAGGCCTTTTTCCTGTCCTGTGTGTTTCAAAACTTTCTATTCACAGAGCAATTTGTATGCTCACGAAAGAACAGTTCATGGTAGGCTAGATAACTATGGTTCCAAAGACAtgattgaagaaaatgaaaatcctcCCGTCATGAAGAAAGTGTTCAGCAGTTGTTACCAGTGCCAATCCTGTAGTGAAACattcagtaataaaaagaaactaaaagctCATATGGAAAATGAGCACAACATATGTGACAACGATGACAAAGCAACCTTTGAAGAAATGGTTTCTGACATGACAGATATTGAAGTGGCTCCCATGCAGTTTGAAATGGACAATGAGACTGTCGTTCAGTCAGAAGAGTATATGGCCAATGGCAAAGCTGATGACACACCTCTACAACCTACAGAGGAGGAAACCCTAAATGCAAGGTCTGCCTTATCACTGCCAGCTTATGTGGTTCCCCCTAATGTGAACTTAGTGGAAATCGATGGTGTTCAATATCATGTGATTAGAAGCAACAACCcttagataataatgaaaataagtaaaattttactaagtgaatatatttttcagtattttttaatgaagagAAAGAGCACATGAAAGTAGTATAATCTGTAACAGGCTTCGTCCCATCCAGCATAACGAGGAAATGATACAGCTTCAGTAGCATATGTAATTGTCTCTTGCAATACTTAATTGTAtgtcttgatttatatgaaacttGAGTGTGCAATCCAGTTGTGTCAGTTTTGTACTTGCAATATGGTATGGGTTCTTACTGAGGATCATTTCATATTGTTACCAAAAAATGTTAGCATCTTGTATACTTTTAAACTTTACAGCAGCTAAAACATGCAGTTTTAAACTAGCAGTATGTGCAGTTTAGTTAGAAACCAGAGTATGTCCATGTCTTGGCCAAAACAATCAATCAAGATTATGAGAACTGCAGTCAGTTTTTTGGCATCTTAGTAATGCTTGGAATTGTGTCATTtgaattgtattttaaaatttggtaCCCAGTTTATTGGGAAAAAATACAACCATTTGAATGAATGCACATTGACCTAGCCCTCACAGGCAGGAACTAGTCTTACGTTTTCTAATAACACTGGAAATTCACCAGGTCAGGCGCATATGAACCAGAGTACCCATGTTTTGTTATAAGAAAGATTATAACATGTTATTTAACACATTTTCCATCACACTTTAATTTTACGTGAAAGGATCACTATATAACACATTTTCCGTCATACTTTAATTTTCACATGAAAGGATCACTATCAGCTTTTgtgatattttgcttattttcactCCATGGCAGTAAAGTTTGACCCTTCATTTCCCATGTTCCTCTAtttatattaagaaattaaatacttttttgtcacttttactgCTCTGGCTTTGACTTTTGATTTGACATACATAATTTAATAGCttgaaaatatttagatattgagaaaaataatacttttttggatgatgataaatatttctGGGCACAAAGGAATGTAAACATTCTATACCTAGGTATATTATTATTCACTCCAAGATTACAAACCATGGAGGTTGTAAAGTAAGAGATAAAGTGTAACATTTTCTTATGCACATAAAATCAGCGTCTCATTTACATGATAACATAATACTACACATGTCATAGTTAAACTCCCATACCAAAGTCATTCCCTCTTTTTCATTACATTAGTGTACCAGTTTCACCAAAGTCATTCCCTCTTTTTCATTGTATTAGTGTACCAGTTTCAGCTAAAGGGATCCTTTGACCATTTtactctgcaataaaaaaaaaaaagcttcattttcCAGTGGTCTTTTTTAGTCTTGTTCATGCTACTTTCATATTAGATTCtttcttcaaataatttttgcCTTTCTGGACATcctgttatgtaattttttatgaagttAATGATAAAAGTTCTTGGAAGCATGTGACTGATACAGTCGAAGTTTTGTCCACTACATAGCTCTTTAGACAAAGTTCTGTATTTCTTTCCTATATGCCTGAGACTTCCCTGGTATCTGAAGGTGGGCAGCTGGTTTTAGGGTAAAAATCCGGACTTGGAAGGATATGGCTGTAGTATATATACCAggaataaaagatattatatacattaatgaGGATATGGCTATTGTATATATACCAGGAGTAAAAGacagtatacattagttttagcCAAAAAATTGCATTGCGACCCTGTTTTTTGCTCtttcaaaaaaatcaaatacctgCTCCCCCTGTATGTATTAACTACTTTACATGGTTAACAGTATGGTACAGAAAATGTGTTGGATCTCTTGATATCAttggtatgaaaaatatatattttttttaaattggcaaaAGTAAAATGCCAAATTTTAAAAGGATATAAAACAGACAAATACTGTTAATTGGATAGGTTTTGGCTTTTTGTGTGGCAGTGTTACTTGAACCAAGCATTCAAGGCTACTGAGTCCGCTTCAGATTCTCCTGTCTACCACCAGTAGGAAGAAGATGCCACGAGTCAATTTGATTGTCCTCttcaatttttgtaaataatgtattatacttaccaaatataaatcatgtactgtacatcagTTTTAGTGAGTGATTGTGGGAAGTCCCCATATCTATATaactataatgaaattttatatagtaaGTCAT
This genomic interval from Macrobrachium rosenbergii isolate ZJJX-2024 chromosome 56, ASM4041242v1, whole genome shotgun sequence contains the following:
- the LOC136836312 gene encoding zinc finger protein 3 homolog; translated protein: MFPNLIFQCTKVYLVKQILRTLEWNTVYLAFCICYVMTKPSTNDIPRKVNVGVSCTSLPEINVTSRSESAADAIRISVATKPLTDSFPSVRKTEVIPNEDIVFRPLGSTPPVVVTPTTKTNERSIDGMKVKLPSSYTDVSSLTGDNSRDSPLRVFTLPARKRKKTGDFDGFAGYSGISEEEADLWDNSSDMVLEGHQRPGIAYKASVDEDPQLKVVEECLQKMKREEPEEPEGIEFQTKVLVTEEDLEEQRLQRRERVSLLKSILRQNIKIEAEGEWITDDEEDEDYEDFSEQLEQSMKDEGERTCKDCNLTFNSHLLLIEHTESNHVANICSYCGFTTTFKNKLDRHVVKHTKEKAFICDMCGKQYSQKQNLRDHISRYHSEEDSSSRYPYSCEHCKRMYRNENNLTKHLESQGGKCDICGEVLPCSGVLFRHKKNHASCSCEYCDKVFQSKSALQIHVNIKHKDKGLQCSMCPKKFLFPSYLKLHFANAHSQSTPQFKCQECGFCAVTESYLKSHMTRMHSGSDKRKYTCQVCHKNFRSNARLVEHTRIHTGERPFSCPVCFKTFYSQSNLYAHERTVHGRLDNYGSKDMIEENENPPVMKKVFSSCYQCQSCSETFSNKKKLKAHMENEHNICDNDDKATFEEMVSDMTDIEVAPMQFEMDNETVVQSEEYMANGKADDTPLQPTEEETLNARSALSLPAYVVPPNVNLVEIDGVQYHVIRSNNP